Proteins from one Nitrobacteraceae bacterium AZCC 2146 genomic window:
- a CDS encoding uncharacterized protein (TIGR02300 family) (product_source=TIGR02300; cog=COG4530; pfam=PF09538; superfamily=53720; tigrfam=TIGR02300) — MAKSDLGTKRICPTTGKKFYDLNKTPVISPYTGEVVPIAPIPPPRTRADAASRAAAASAAASAAEAPEVAEAEELVSLEEADAEENTGKKAAVLESEDDIEVDDTIDDDEDDDSTFIADEEEGDEDVTDIIGDVSGDEET; from the coding sequence GTGGCCAAATCCGATCTCGGAACCAAACGCATTTGCCCCACGACGGGCAAGAAGTTCTACGACCTCAATAAAACCCCGGTGATTTCGCCGTATACCGGCGAGGTGGTGCCGATTGCGCCGATTCCTCCGCCGCGTACCCGTGCTGACGCCGCATCGCGCGCTGCCGCCGCTTCTGCTGCTGCGTCCGCCGCCGAGGCTCCGGAAGTCGCCGAGGCCGAGGAATTGGTGTCCCTCGAGGAAGCCGATGCCGAGGAAAACACCGGCAAGAAGGCCGCCGTGCTGGAATCCGAGGACGATATCGAGGTCGACGATACCATCGATGACGATGAAGACGACGATTCGACCTTTATTGCCGACGAAGAAGAAGGCGATGAGGACGTCACCGACATCATCGGTGACGTTTCAGGTGACGAAGAGACTTGA
- a CDS encoding DNA-binding MarR family transcriptional regulator (product_source=COG1846; cath_funfam=1.10.10.10; cog=COG1846; ko=KO:K23775; pfam=PF01047; smart=SM00347; superfamily=46785): MAKKPAAYPPLMLDNQLCFAVYSTAHAFNRVYKPLLDRLGLTYPQYLVMLVLWERDDLPIKDIGERLFLDSGTLTPLLKRLEAAELIKRTRSSEDERQVLIALTPQGQVLREKAKAVPQGILAASACSTSELTAMKNDLVALRDKLTAALGG, encoded by the coding sequence ATGGCCAAAAAACCCGCAGCGTATCCGCCACTCATGCTCGACAATCAGCTCTGCTTCGCGGTGTATTCCACCGCGCACGCCTTTAATCGCGTCTATAAACCGCTGCTCGACAGGCTGGGGCTGACCTATCCGCAATACCTGGTGATGCTGGTGCTGTGGGAGCGCGACGATTTGCCGATCAAGGATATCGGCGAGCGGCTGTTTCTGGATTCCGGCACGCTTACGCCACTGCTCAAGCGGCTCGAGGCCGCCGAGTTGATCAAGCGCACGCGCAGCAGTGAGGACGAGCGACAGGTGCTGATTGCGTTGACACCGCAAGGTCAGGTCCTTCGCGAAAAAGCCAAGGCAGTGCCTCAAGGCATCCTTGCGGCCTCGGCTTGTTCCACCAGCGAGCTGACGGCAATGAAAAACGATCTCGTTGCGCTTCGCGACAAGCTCACCGCCGCGCTTGGAGGATGA
- a CDS encoding osmotically inducible protein OsmC (product_source=KO:K04063; cath_funfam=3.30.300.20; cog=COG1764; ko=KO:K04063; pfam=PF02566; superfamily=82784; tigrfam=TIGR03561), translated as MSVNVLYKTSAKATGGRDGHAATLDGALDVKLTTPKELGGGGGEGNNPEQLFAAGYAACFIGAMKFVASQGGPKVPADASVTSTVGIGPRSAGGFGLDIDLAVSLPGLARADAEALVEKAHQVCPYSNATRGNVDVRLKVV; from the coding sequence ATGTCCGTGAATGTGCTTTACAAGACCAGCGCCAAGGCAACCGGCGGCCGTGATGGCCATGCCGCCACGCTCGACGGAGCGCTGGATGTCAAACTGACCACACCGAAGGAACTCGGTGGAGGCGGCGGCGAAGGCAACAATCCCGAGCAGCTGTTCGCCGCCGGCTATGCCGCCTGCTTCATCGGCGCCATGAAATTTGTCGCTTCTCAGGGCGGCCCGAAAGTACCGGCGGATGCGTCTGTGACCTCGACGGTGGGCATCGGACCGCGCTCTGCCGGCGGCTTCGGTCTCGACATCGACCTCGCCGTCTCGCTGCCCGGCCTCGCGCGTGCGGACGCTGAAGCCCTGGTGGAGAAGGCCCATCAGGTCTGCCCGTATTCGAACGCCACCCGCGGCAACGTCGATGTGCGCCTAAAGGTCGTCTAA
- a CDS encoding 3-phosphoshikimate 1-carboxyvinyltransferase (product_source=KO:K00800; cath_funfam=3.65.10.10; cog=COG0128; ko=KO:K00800; pfam=PF00275; superfamily=55205; tigrfam=TIGR01356), producing the protein MTHSASLAAPPTPLEARKSAALSGRVRVPGDKSISHRALILGALAVGETRITGLLEGEDVLNTAKAMQALGAQVDRTGDFAWVVRGVGIAGFAAPKNALDFGNSGTGCRLVMGAVAGCPISATFDGDASLRGRPMRRIVDPLELMGARVTESRDGGRLPLTLQGARDPLPIVYRTPVASAQIKSAVLLAGLSAPGVTTVIETEASRDHTELMLRHFGAQIVSENEGSHGRKITLTGQPELRGADVVVPADPSSAAFPIVAALIVAQSDIVLTDVMTNPLRTGLFTTLREMGASIEESEIRGDAGEPMAQFRIRASKLRGVEVPPERAPSMIDEYLVLAVAAAFAEGTTTMRGLQELRVKESDRLEATAAMLRVNGVEVEISGDDMIVEGKGHVPGGGLVATHMDHRIAMSALVMGLASDQPVTVDDTAFIATSFPDFIPMMRRLGADFS; encoded by the coding sequence TTGACTCATTCAGCCAGTCTTGCAGCCCCGCCAACGCCTCTGGAAGCGCGCAAGAGCGCGGCTCTGAGCGGCCGCGTTCGGGTGCCCGGCGACAAGTCTATCTCGCACCGTGCCCTGATTCTGGGCGCGCTGGCGGTCGGCGAAACCCGGATCACCGGCCTGCTGGAGGGCGAAGACGTCCTGAATACCGCCAAGGCAATGCAGGCCCTGGGCGCGCAGGTTGATCGCACCGGCGATTTCGCGTGGGTCGTGCGCGGCGTCGGCATTGCCGGCTTTGCCGCGCCGAAAAATGCGCTGGATTTCGGCAATTCGGGTACCGGTTGCCGGCTGGTGATGGGCGCCGTCGCCGGCTGTCCCATTTCGGCAACATTCGATGGTGACGCCTCGCTGCGCGGCCGGCCGATGCGGCGAATCGTCGATCCCCTTGAGTTGATGGGCGCGCGGGTCACCGAAAGCCGCGACGGCGGCCGTTTGCCATTGACGCTCCAGGGCGCGCGCGATCCGCTGCCAATCGTTTACCGCACGCCGGTGGCGTCGGCCCAGATCAAGTCGGCTGTGCTGCTGGCGGGGCTCTCAGCGCCCGGCGTGACCACTGTGATCGAGACCGAAGCCAGTCGCGACCACACCGAGCTGATGCTGCGCCATTTTGGCGCGCAGATCGTCTCGGAGAACGAGGGAAGTCACGGCCGCAAGATTACGCTGACCGGCCAGCCGGAATTGCGGGGCGCGGATGTTGTCGTGCCGGCCGATCCGTCCTCGGCGGCGTTCCCGATCGTCGCGGCGCTGATCGTTGCGCAATCCGACATCGTGCTGACCGACGTGATGACCAACCCGCTGCGCACCGGGCTTTTCACGACATTGCGCGAGATGGGCGCCTCGATCGAGGAGAGCGAGATTCGTGGCGATGCCGGCGAGCCGATGGCCCAGTTTCGCATCCGCGCCTCCAAGCTCCGCGGCGTCGAAGTGCCGCCGGAACGGGCGCCGTCGATGATCGACGAATACTTGGTGCTGGCGGTGGCAGCAGCCTTCGCGGAAGGCACCACGACCATGCGCGGCCTGCAGGAATTGCGGGTCAAGGAATCCGATCGGCTGGAGGCCACAGCGGCGATGCTGCGCGTCAATGGCGTCGAGGTCGAGATTTCTGGCGACGACATGATCGTCGAGGGCAAGGGCCATGTGCCCGGCGGCGGTCTGGTTGCCACCCACATGGACCATCGTATCGCGATGTCGGCGCTGGTGATGGGGCTGGCGTCCGACCAGCCGGTCACGGTCGATGACACCGCCTTCATCGCCACCAGTTTTCCGGATTTCATCCCGATGATGCGGCGGCTCGGTGCGGATTTTTCCTGA
- a CDS encoding cytidylate kinase (product_source=KO:K00945; cath_funfam=3.40.50.300; cog=COG0283; ko=KO:K00945; pfam=PF02224; superfamily=52540; tigrfam=TIGR00017), producing MIIAIDGPAASGKGTLGKRLARHYGYRHLDTGVIYRAVAKSLMDAGADLNDEMLAVSAALELDPEKFGNPALKTQAVGAAASVVSAIPQVRQVLLSFQRRFAEDPPGAVLDGRDIGTVICPHADVKIFVVADAKVRARRRTLEAKARGEEVDEAAVLEDILRRDERDQNRAIAPLKPAADAYLLDNSNLDIEGGVRAAIDIVEAVRAGRQRV from the coding sequence ATGATCATCGCCATCGACGGACCGGCCGCATCCGGAAAAGGCACGCTGGGCAAGCGCCTCGCGCGCCATTACGGCTATCGCCACCTCGATACCGGTGTGATCTACCGCGCGGTCGCCAAATCGCTGATGGACGCCGGCGCAGACCTCAATGACGAGATGCTGGCGGTGTCGGCGGCGTTGGAGCTCGACCCCGAAAAATTCGGCAATCCGGCCCTGAAAACCCAGGCGGTTGGCGCGGCTGCCTCGGTGGTGTCGGCGATTCCGCAGGTGCGGCAGGTGCTTTTGAGCTTTCAGCGGCGGTTCGCCGAGGATCCGCCGGGCGCGGTGCTGGACGGCCGCGACATTGGAACCGTGATCTGCCCCCATGCCGATGTGAAGATTTTTGTCGTCGCCGACGCAAAAGTCCGCGCCCGGCGCCGGACCCTGGAAGCCAAGGCGCGGGGCGAGGAGGTCGATGAGGCCGCCGTGCTGGAAGACATCCTGCGCCGCGACGAACGCGACCAGAACCGCGCCATTGCGCCGCTGAAGCCGGCCGCAGATGCATACTTGCTGGATAACTCCAATTTGGATATAGAAGGCGGCGTCCGGGCCGCCATCGACATTGTCGAGGCCGTCCGAGCGGGCCGGCAGCGGGTTTGA